TACGACCTGTTGATCATCGGCACGGGCGGGGCGGGCACCGCCGCCGCCATCCGCGGCGCCGAGCTGGGCGCGCGCGTCGCCATCGCCGAGGGCGCGGTGGTGGGCGGCACCTGCGTCAACGTCGGCTGCATCCCCTCCAAGCTCCTGCTCGAGGCGGCCGCTCAGTTCCACGCCGCCCGCACCAGCTTCCCGAGTCTCGCCGGCGAGGCGCAAGCCGCCTGGCAGCGAGCGCAGGCGCGCAAGCGCGATGTGATCGCGCGCCTCCGGCAGGAGAAGTACCTCGACGTGCTCGCCGGCTACGAGGGCGTGACACTCCTGCGCGGGGAGGCCGCGCTCCTGGGGGCGGGCCGCGTGCGCGTGGGCGAGGCGGTGGTGGGCGCGCGCAGGGTGGTGCTCGCCACGGGCGCGGCGCCCGCCCTGCCGCCCGTCCCCGGCCTGGCGGAAGCGGGCGCCCTCACCAGCACCAGCGCCATGGAGCTTAAGGCGCTGCCGGCGTCGCTGATCGTGCTCGGCGCCGGCGCCGTCGGCCTGGAGCTGGGGCAGGCGTTCGCGCGCTTCGGCGTCAGGGTCAGCGTGCTCGAGGTCGCCCCGCGTATCCTGCCCGGCGAGGACCCCGAACTCTCGAACGCACTGGCGGACGCCCTTTCCGCCGAAGGGCTGGAGCTGCGCCCGGGCGCGCGCGTGACGCGCGTGGAGCGCGACGCGGCCGGCTACCGCCTGGAGGTCGAGCAGGGCGGCGCGGAAGAGACGCTGCACGCCGAGCAGCTCCTGGTGGCCACCGGCCGCCGCCCCAACACCGCCGGCCTCGGCCTGGGGGGCGCGGGGGTGGAGGTCGACGCGCGCGGCTTCGTGCGCGTCGACGAGTTCATGCGCACCTCGAACCCGCGCGTGTTCGCCGCCGGCGACGTCACCGGCGCGCCGCAGTTCGTCTACCTCGCCGCCGCGGCGGGCCGGGTGGCGGCGCAGGCCGCCCTCGCCGACCTCACGGGCGCGCCGGCCGCGCCGCTCGACGCGAGCACCGTGCCGCGCGTCACCTTCACCGACCCGCAGCTCGCCGCCGTGGGCTTGACGGAGGCGCAGGCGCGGGCGGCGGGACACGCCGTGCAAGTGGCGACGCTGCCGGCGGCGGCCATCCCGCGCGCGGCCGTCACCGGCTCCGACCGTGGCCTCATCAAGCTGGTGGCGGAGGCGCCCGGCGGCCGCCTGCTCGGCGCGCACCTCCTGACCGCCAACGCCGGCGACGTCATCGGCGAGGCCACGCTGGCAGTGCGCTTCGGCCTCACCAGCGCCGACCTCGCCACCACCCTCCACCCCTACCTGACGTGGGCGGAGGGCGTGAAGCTGGTGGCGCAGGCGTTCACCCAGGACGTGACCAAGCTCTCCTGCTGCGCCTGAGGAGCGCGCCCCATTGGGCCAGCACGCGGGCTGGGTAGGATGACGAGGTCGACCGGTTCACGAGGGAGGGGCGGGACTTGAGGATGCTGCACGCCATACCGGCCCTGCCGGTGCGCGACCTGGAGCGGAGCGTGGCGTTCTACCGCGACCAGCTCGGCTTCGCCCTGCTTCACGGCGAGGCGGGCTTCGCCGTCCTGCGGCGCGACGCCGTCGA
This portion of the Trueperaceae bacterium genome encodes:
- the merA gene encoding mercury(II) reductase is translated as YDLLIIGTGGAGTAAAIRGAELGARVAIAEGAVVGGTCVNVGCIPSKLLLEAAAQFHAARTSFPSLAGEAQAAWQRAQARKRDVIARLRQEKYLDVLAGYEGVTLLRGEAALLGAGRVRVGEAVVGARRVVLATGAAPALPPVPGLAEAGALTSTSAMELKALPASLIVLGAGAVGLELGQAFARFGVRVSVLEVAPRILPGEDPELSNALADALSAEGLELRPGARVTRVERDAAGYRLEVEQGGAEETLHAEQLLVATGRRPNTAGLGLGGAGVEVDARGFVRVDEFMRTSNPRVFAAGDVTGAPQFVYLAAAAGRVAAQAALADLTGAPAAPLDASTVPRVTFTDPQLAAVGLTEAQARAAGHAVQVATLPAAAIPRAAVTGSDRGLIKLVAEAPGGRLLGAHLLTANAGDVIGEATLAVRFGLTSADLATTLHPYLTWAEGVKLVAQAFTQDVTKLSCCA